The Paramicrobacterium fandaimingii DNA segment GCACCCACCGCCTTGTGCGCATGAGCCCGTTCAACTCTGCAGGCAAGAGACAGACGAGCTTTGCCGCCGTCGAGGTGATTCCTTTGATGGAAGAGGCAAAAGAGGTAGACATTCCCGACACCGACATTCGCATCGACGTGTTTCGATCGTCTGGTCCCGGTGGTCAGTCGGTGAACACCACTGACTCGGCGGTGCGCATTACGCACATTCCCACGGGGATTGTCGTCTCGATGCAGAACGAGAAGAGCCAGATTCAGAACCGCGCGGCCGCCATGCGCGTGCTGCAGTCTCGGCTTCTGCTGATGCAGCGCGAGCAGGAGGCTGCGAAGAAGAAAGAGCTCGCGGGAAGCATCACCGCGAGTTGGGGCGACCAAATGCGATCGTATGTTCTCGCGCCGTATCAGATGGTCAAAGACCTCAGAACAGAATACGAAGTGAACAACCCGAGCAACGTGTTCGACGGAGACCTCGACGGATTTATCGCTGCGGGCATTCGTTGGCGCTCAATGAAAGTTGCGGAATAGCTGAATCCGCGCGTTCTCGGGGCGAGTCGCTCCGCCGGATGGCGTGTGCTCTGCTTAGGCTCGGAGAGTCATGATTCGATTCGACGCAGTCACGAAAAAATACCCCGGCAACCCTCGCCCAGCGCTCAACGGCGTACAGCTTGAGGTGGAGCGCGGGGAGTTTGTGTTTCTCGTCGGCGCCTCCGGCTCAGGAAAGTCGAGCTGCCTGCAGCTGATTCTCAAGGAGCAGAGACCGTCGAAGGGAACCGTCCACGTTCTTGGGCACGACCTCGGGTCGATCTCCAATCGCAAGGTTCCGTACTTCCGCCGCAATCTCGGTGTCGTCTTTCAAGATTTTCGACTGCTCACGACGAAGACAGTGTTTCAGAACGTCGCTTTCTCGCTGCAGGTGATTGGCAAGTCGCGGGGCTTCGTGCAAGAAACTGTGCCTGACGTGCTCAAGCTCGTTGGCCTCGACGGCAAAGGCGGTCGGATGCCGCACGAGCTCTCCGGTGGCGAGCAGCAACGTGTTGCCATTGCGCGCGCCGTGGTCAACAAGCCTCAGATTCTTTTGGCAGATGAACCGACGGGAAACCTCGACCCCGCGACCAGCGCCGGAATCATGCAGCTGCTCGAGCGCATCAACGGCAACGGCACGACAGTCGTCATGGCCACCCACGAAGCGGCAATCGTCGACAGAATGCGCCGACGCGTCGTCGAGCTCGTCGACGGGCGCATCGTGCGCGACGAGACAAAGGGCGGTTACGGGGACACGGCATCGATCATCGACATCACTCCACTTCCCGAGCGCGGAGAACAAGCGGCCATTGCAAAGGTCGAGGCCGAGGAAGCGGCGTCAACGCCCGATACGCATTCTGTTGCGGTGCCCGTGACCGTTGAGTCGGTTCCTGATGCCGAACCTGCATCTTCCGGCGACGCACAGACGCCGGACGCGTCTGATGACACCTCAGAGCATCTTTCGCTTGCAGAAAGGCTTGGCCTGCGTAAACAGGACGAGTCCGGTGACGACGAGCAGAACGTGGGGCCGACTCGATGAGGCTGAACCTTGTGCTCTCTGAGGCGCTCAACGGGCTGAGGCGCAACGCCTCGATGGTGATCTCGGTGATTCTCGTCACCTTCATCTCGCTGACGTTCGTCGGAGCGGCCGCGCTCATGCAGATGCAGATCGGCCAGATGAAGAACTACTGGTACGACCGTGCGCAAGTGGCGATCTACATGTGCACCGAGACCGATGCTGCCGTGGATGCCGCGTGTGCCGCTGGCGCCGCGACAGACGAGCAGCTCGCCGATGTGAAAGCGCAGCTCAAAGACGAGACGCTGTCGCGGTACATCCAGGAGTACTACTTCGAGGATCACGAGCAGGCATATAAAAACTTCGCCAAGCAGTTTGAGGGCAACGAGATGACAGAGCTCGTCACGCCTGAACAGTTCAACCAGACATATTGGGTGAATCTCAAAGACCCGTCGCAGTCCGCCGTACTCATCGAAGCGTTCTCAGATACCCCGGGTGTGGAGTCTGTCACTGACCAGCGGCAGTATCTCGACCAGATCTTCAGCGTACTGAACATCGCCAGCTACTCTGCCATCGGCATCGCGAGCTTGATGCTCATTGCGGCTGTGCTGCTGATCGCGACGACGATTCGACTTTCGGCGTTCTCCCGCCGAAAGGAGATCGGCATCATGCGGCTCGTGGGAGCGTCGAACCGATTCATTCAAACGCCGTTCATTCTCGAGGGCGTCTTCTCGGCCGTGATCGGCTCCATCCTTGCCGGGGGAGCCGTTGTGGCTCTTGTGCACTTCTTCGTGCAGGGCTATCTGGCGCCACGGCTTCTGTTCATCTCCTTCGTCGATGTGGGCGACTCGCTTCTCGTGGTTCCACTTCTCGTCATCATCGGCATTCTGCTTGCCGCGTTGAGCGCCAACTTCGCCATCAAGCGCTACCTCAAGATTTAGGCGCCCGGCTGATATACTGATGGGCTGCCTGCACGAGTGTGCGGGCAGCATCCATGACCGCATCTGAAAGACCCCGGAGTTCATCGTGCCCAAGGAACGAGGCGAGAAAGTCGTTGCCACCAACCGCAAGGCGCGGCACGACTATCTCATTGAGGACACCTATGAGGCCGGTCTCGTTCTGTGGGGCACCGAGGTGAAGGCGCTGCGAGAGGGCAGGGCGTCGCTCGTCGACGGCTACGCCTACATCGACAACGGCGAAGCATGGCTCGATGCCGTGCACATTCCCGAGTACATTCAGGGCACCTGGACGAATCACTCGCCGCGACGCAAACGAAAGCTCTTGCTGCACCGGCAGCAGATCACTCGCATCAGCCACAAGATCGTCCCGGGCGGCTACACGCTGGTTCCGCTGAAGATCTATTTCTCTGACGGCCGTGCGAAGGTGGAGATCGCGGTTGCCAAGGGCAAGCGCGAGTTCGACAAGCGTCAGGCGCTGCGGGAGAGACAAGACAAGCGTGAGGCCGAGCGGGCGATGGCGCAGCGCAACCGCCTTGGCGACTGAGCGTGTTAGTCTATAAAGCTGCATCGTCGCGATGCAGTTCCGGTGAATGCCGGATTTGGCAACTCAACAGCGTGTGATGTTGGTCCGCTCTTCACGAGCGCGCATGGGGATGATCGGTTTCGACACTGCCTGTGAGACTGCGAGAAGCGGGCCGAGGATCTAGGGTTATCTCGTTAACGCTCCCTGGAAACCAATAAGTGCCAACTCAAAGCGCACTGACTTCGCCCTCGCTGCGTAAGCGAGCTCGATAGTCCGTCAGACCGTGGTTGTTCCCGACACGGACCCTGGCGTCATTAAGGGGACTTGCTGCGCGTCGTCGCCTGAGCGGCGCGTGGGACTTTTTTCAGGCTGGGCCCGTCGACTTAGATGCCTGTGGCAAAGGTCGGGGCCGAGCAGAACGCTTTACACAGGCTACGCCCGTAGAAGGCGTGGAATCTCAGCAGTGGACGGGGGTTCAATTCCCCCCATCTCCACCACCGACCAACGTCACACGCTGTGCACGAATGAAGGGCCGTCCATCGGGCGGCCCTTCAAGCTGTCTGCGAGATTACGCGTGGGACTGCGCAATTCTCGAGACCACGGCCTCGTGCAGCGGCCCGTTCGTTGCGAGAGAGCTGCGCTTGGCAATGCTCACGCTTCCGTCGATTGCGCTGAACGTGCCTCCGGCCTCGGCGACGATCACGGCGAACGGGGCAATGTCGTACTCCTTCACGTCAAACTCGGCGACGACGTCGATGAGCCCCTCGGCGAGAAGTCCATACGACCACATATCGCCGTACGCGCGGTCGCGCCAGACTGTGCGTGACAGATCGATGAGGGAATCGAGGTAACCGGCTTCATCCCACTGTGCGATGCTTTGAAAGCTCACCGACGCGTCGTCGAGCGCGGAGACGGACGACACCCGGAGCTGCCGTGGCTCATTGCCCTTCTCGGCAAGCCATGCCCCCGTTCCGGTGGCTGCCCACCAGCGTTTGTCGAAGGCCGGAGCACTTGCCACGCCGACGACCGGTACGCCGTCGACAGCGAGGGCGATGAGTGTTGCCCAGTTCGGCACTCCGCGAAGAAAATTCGCTGTTCCATCAATCGGATCGAGAATCCACTGGCGCTGAGTGCTGCCCTTGGTTCCGAACTCCTCGCCAAGAACACCATCATCTGGCCTCAACTCGGAGAGGATGTCGCGGAGGCGTCGTTCGACGGCGAGGTCGGCGTCTGTGACATGCGTGCGATCCGGCTTTGTCGAGATGTCGAGGTCGGCAGAACGGAATCGGGCGAGCGAGATTTCGTCTGCAGCATCCGCGAGCGTCAATGCAAGCGAAAGGTCATCGGAGAGAGAAGCATTCACGTTCTCAACCATACTGTGCCGGCCACGATTCGTGAGCAGTGCTCGATTGGCGCAGGCGCTCGTTATGGTGCTAATGTTGTCCCTCGGTTCGGGGTTTATTCTGAACCGCATTTTCGCACCTCTAGCTCAATCGGCAGAGCAACTGACTCTTAATCAGTGGGTTCCGGGTTCAAGTCCCGGGGGGTGCACCAACAACACAGAAAAGAGTCCCGCAGCCAGTGCTTGGTTGCGGGACTCTTTTCGTTGACGATGGCTACACGGCGAGAGCCGGAACAGCTTGATGCACGAGATAGCGCGAGTATGCGAGTGTCGTCAAGAACGGCGGGAACTCCTCACTCAGCACGAGGTCGCAGAGCAGACCAGCCGCCTCGTCATAATTGTCGTCGTTTCGACGGGGGAGCGAATCAAGCGTGCTCTGGATGCACCATTCAACGCGCTCCCGCACGATGGGGAGGCCATCGTCCGTTATGGCGCCCTGGTTGATCCAATGCCAGAGCTGTGACCGCGAAATCTCCGCCGTTGCGGCATCCTCCATCATGTCGTCGATTGCGACGGCTCCCGTTCCAGACAGCCAGCTTTCGATATAGCGGAGAGCCGCCGAGACATTGCGCCGGATGCCTTCGCTCGTGACGTGTCCCTGGGGAACGTCGAAGGTGAGCAGATCCTGCGCCGTGACATGAACATCGTCACGCGTGCGATGCACCTGATGTGAGCGGCCATCGAGGACGGCATCGAATTCGCCGCGTGCGATTTCCACGAGATCCGGATGGGCCACCCACGTTCCGTCGAAGCCAGCACGAGCTTCTCTGCGCTTGTCATCGGCCGTTTGCGACATTGCGGTCGCTGTCACGTCGGGCTTGCGCCTGTTCGGAATGAAAGCGCTCATTCCCCCGATCGCGTATGCGCCGCGACGATGGCACGTCGAAACAAGCAGATCGGTGTACGCCCGCATGAACGACGCAGACATTGTCACATCTGCACGATCAGGCAGCAGGTGACACCGGCCACGATTGCGGAAGTTCTTGATGATGCTGAACAGATAATCCCATCGTCCTGCGTTCAAGCCTGCACAGTGCTCGCGGAGCTCATACAGTATCTCCTCCATTTCAAACGCCGCCGTAATCGTCTCGATCAAGATCGTCGCACGGATGACGCCATGGGGGAGCTGCAACGCACTCTCACTGAACGTGAAGACGTCATTCCACAGGCGGGCTCCTTTGTGGCTCTCGAGCTTGGGCAGATAGAAGTACGGGCCGCGCCCGTTCGCTATGAGCTCTGTCGCATTGTGAAACAGATACAGGCCAAAATCGACGAGGGTTGCAGAAACGGGAGACGTCACACCTGACGGTGAGGTGTACTGCAGATGCTGCTCCGTCAGATGCCATCCACGAGGGCGAAACACGATAGTCGGAGTTGTCTCGCCGACACGGTATGACTTCCCCTCATCGCTGACGAAATCGATGCGACGTCGAATTGCGTCGGCGAGGTTAATGTGACCGCCGATGATGTTCTCCCACGTCGGGCTCAAAGCATCCTCGTGATCGGCAAGCCATACTTGGGCGCCCGAATTGAGTGCGTTGATCGTCATCTTTCTGTCCGTTGGCCCCGTGATCTCGACCCGGCGGTCTTCAAGGCCCGGGCCCGGCCCTGCGACGCACCAGCTCGAGTCTGAGCGGATCTCTGAGGTCTCGTGCAAGAAGTCGAGTCTCGCCCCGGCATCTACCTGTGCAAGCCGCTGCGCCTGTGAGCGCAGGAGATCATGGCGGGACGCGGCAAAGCGATCGTGGAGGGCAGTGAGAAAACTCAGGGCTTTCGGGGTGAGGATCTCGTCGTACCGATCGGCGATAGGGCCCGTGACTGTAAGGCGGTTTTCGTGTGAGTTCGACATGGGGTGTCCTGTCTTCGTGTCAGCTGAATTGCTCGGACTCGGTTGACCCGGTGAGGGCCAGCGTTGCGCTTGACGGGTTGAGCGCCGTTGACACCCGGTCGAAGTACCCGGTGCCGACTTCCGCCTGATGCTTCGTCGCCGTGTAACCGCGCGACTCCGCAGCGAACTCGGCTTCTTGCAGCTCCACGTACGCCGACATCTGTCGGTCGCGGTAACCGAGGGCCAGCTCGAACATGCCGTGGTTAAGCGAATGGAATCCGGCGAGAGTGATGAATTGAAACGCGTATCCCATCGCCGCGAGTTCGCGCTGAAACTGTGCGATCGTCTCGTCGTCGAGATGACGCTTCCAGTTGAAGCTCGGAGAGCAGTTATAGGCGAGCTTCTGGTCGGGGAATTCAGAGTGGATGCTCTCGGCGAACCGTCGTGCCAGCTCGAGGTCGGGTTCGCTCGATTCCACCCACAGCAGGTCGGCGTACGGTGCGTACGCGTGCCCACGCGCGATAACCGGCTCGATCCCGTTCTGCACCTCGTAGAATCCGTCTCGGGTGCGGGTCCCGGTGAGGAAGCGTCGGTCACGCTCGTCGATGTCGCTTGTGAGGAGCGTCGCGGCGAGAGCATCCGTGCGGGCAATGATGAGCGACGGAACGTCGGCGACATCCGCGGCCAGTCGCGCTGCATTGAGCGTGCGCACGTGCTGGCTCGTGGGAATGAGAACCTTACCTCCCATGTGGCCGCACTTCTTCTCGCTCGCAAGCTGATCTTCCCAATGC contains these protein-coding regions:
- the ftsE gene encoding cell division ATP-binding protein FtsE: MIRFDAVTKKYPGNPRPALNGVQLEVERGEFVFLVGASGSGKSSCLQLILKEQRPSKGTVHVLGHDLGSISNRKVPYFRRNLGVVFQDFRLLTTKTVFQNVAFSLQVIGKSRGFVQETVPDVLKLVGLDGKGGRMPHELSGGEQQRVAIARAVVNKPQILLADEPTGNLDPATSAGIMQLLERINGNGTTVVMATHEAAIVDRMRRRVVELVDGRIVRDETKGGYGDTASIIDITPLPERGEQAAIAKVEAEEAASTPDTHSVAVPVTVESVPDAEPASSGDAQTPDASDDTSEHLSLAERLGLRKQDESGDDEQNVGPTR
- the ftsX gene encoding permease-like cell division protein FtsX, coding for MRLNLVLSEALNGLRRNASMVISVILVTFISLTFVGAAALMQMQIGQMKNYWYDRAQVAIYMCTETDAAVDAACAAGAATDEQLADVKAQLKDETLSRYIQEYYFEDHEQAYKNFAKQFEGNEMTELVTPEQFNQTYWVNLKDPSQSAVLIEAFSDTPGVESVTDQRQYLDQIFSVLNIASYSAIGIASLMLIAAVLLIATTIRLSAFSRRKEIGIMRLVGASNRFIQTPFILEGVFSAVIGSILAGGAVVALVHFFVQGYLAPRLLFISFVDVGDSLLVVPLLVIIGILLAALSANFAIKRYLKI
- the smpB gene encoding SsrA-binding protein SmpB, with protein sequence MPKERGEKVVATNRKARHDYLIEDTYEAGLVLWGTEVKALREGRASLVDGYAYIDNGEAWLDAVHIPEYIQGTWTNHSPRRKRKLLLHRQQITRISHKIVPGGYTLVPLKIYFSDGRAKVEIAVAKGKREFDKRQALRERQDKREAERAMAQRNRLGD
- a CDS encoding inositol monophosphatase family protein, with product MVENVNASLSDDLSLALTLADAADEISLARFRSADLDISTKPDRTHVTDADLAVERRLRDILSELRPDDGVLGEEFGTKGSTQRQWILDPIDGTANFLRGVPNWATLIALAVDGVPVVGVASAPAFDKRWWAATGTGAWLAEKGNEPRQLRVSSVSALDDASVSFQSIAQWDEAGYLDSLIDLSRTVWRDRAYGDMWSYGLLAEGLIDVVAEFDVKEYDIAPFAVIVAEAGGTFSAIDGSVSIAKRSSLATNGPLHEAVVSRIAQSHA
- the aceB gene encoding malate synthase A — encoded protein: MSNSHENRLTVTGPIADRYDEILTPKALSFLTALHDRFAASRHDLLRSQAQRLAQVDAGARLDFLHETSEIRSDSSWCVAGPGPGLEDRRVEITGPTDRKMTINALNSGAQVWLADHEDALSPTWENIIGGHINLADAIRRRIDFVSDEGKSYRVGETTPTIVFRPRGWHLTEQHLQYTSPSGVTSPVSATLVDFGLYLFHNATELIANGRGPYFYLPKLESHKGARLWNDVFTFSESALQLPHGVIRATILIETITAAFEMEEILYELREHCAGLNAGRWDYLFSIIKNFRNRGRCHLLPDRADVTMSASFMRAYTDLLVSTCHRRGAYAIGGMSAFIPNRRKPDVTATAMSQTADDKRREARAGFDGTWVAHPDLVEIARGEFDAVLDGRSHQVHRTRDDVHVTAQDLLTFDVPQGHVTSEGIRRNVSAALRYIESWLSGTGAVAIDDMMEDAATAEISRSQLWHWINQGAITDDGLPIVRERVEWCIQSTLDSLPRRNDDNYDEAAGLLCDLVLSEEFPPFLTTLAYSRYLVHQAVPALAV
- the aceA gene encoding isocitrate lyase; its protein translation is MIENSTRQGDQTQTAEELQTEWDINARWQNVRRDYTADDVIALRGPVREHATLAQRGSEKLWELVERNGENPDAWVSALGALTGNQAVQQVRAGLEAIYLSGWQVAADANLSGQTYPDQSLYPANSVPSVVRRINNALLRAGQIEFAESGTTTRDWQAPIVADAEAGFGGPLNAYELMHSMIGAGAAGVHWEDQLASEKKCGHMGGKVLIPTSQHVRTLNAARLAADVADVPSLIIARTDALAATLLTSDIDERDRRFLTGTRTRDGFYEVQNGIEPVIARGHAYAPYADLLWVESSEPDLELARRFAESIHSEFPDQKLAYNCSPSFNWKRHLDDETIAQFQRELAAMGYAFQFITLAGFHSLNHGMFELALGYRDRQMSAYVELQEAEFAAESRGYTATKHQAEVGTGYFDRVSTALNPSSATLALTGSTESEQFS